One segment of Zhihengliuella halotolerans DNA contains the following:
- a CDS encoding N-acetylmuramoyl-L-alanine amidase, translating to MPEEHSFPIGALAAALTGDLDSALTDTPLTLRLAIPRHKFVSTAGDQKDPSSSPHPFFPVNRVPAGNTPTDLQVEGSGPFRAQVPAESVLGDDWALAARWLSSVAWDDLTLEIPYQVADASRLVLASGRLDALFYFDQIARPGSPSSHLIRPEVGDPQLDSAGRDTLMHDASARANLPAALSLFLINAPAYREFAASHPASPGTSDGYLLPIIRDLGVFSSTSNRPENLTDDQLASYAEARKLNVDVVRDVVREWDLLTRFPVEVPDSTPITAAGTFALRHPDGLPISRSELGLHRVTADVPVTGLDGGERSVSLDVAYSSLEDPVALPAPFTLQRKDPVLRSSARGPVAVRVTGFDGRVMWSERYEVDDPDLQQLEISLDLRLPDGPGTGPSGPRPSADRKLRGKVVAVNSAQQVSGLTVIVQARDEGGAEDAPWRIIASAETTGEGFFSLPYPHGRYSAAQALVSVGPDSPVDLRIIGDGGPDATLADDFIYILLTPAESGDKDCGCEGGAGCGGGSGCGGCAHAPGRLPDQADLIASGEYSQDLGGGCVNVTTPNRALREFTYNAIVRTSDPEIERYALRKRAGSGFRADDHYELVTDANDGAPALPGFIWGRPLVYPLWPREPAEPTSSIRERHPVGRTNPIRWQDSPDSGTELNFYQSLTVATGHVLFYRSVFKADGYSLGDLVYSLPLAPGQKKQIVSYDMANSLEASESQEIEQSERLAADLMDDRFITDQLGGSINEDISGRSNASTAGISAGLGLGGSMGPIGGSLGVAGGYSNSKSSASQSGARNIAQHFGEKLRQSLTQNAESYRRLNASVVTTVKDGQEYAVTTEVVANHNHCHSMTMMYFEVLRHYAISQELTGVQECLFIPLQLTEFTPGNISKWKDVLAPNLLAKPSNTYLPVFRLLGSRRHPLVGAFDAVERRRTDYGRVDFPDRRYADDAIVSVTGSARLRVQFPRPRTRADRIKSLPLITETVREGGVNAFKAFIGGMFLGPAGHLLGLETREREVEAHLDVSDHFLTLDANFERVPPAQSIRVTNFRPWRLPDTPADVDPLDFFGNQTDRERWEAYAEVLGRASAEDLLEEYFQDRLIAEWDEIFERDIAPQLYTKLTESLRFLGDFSGSGLPALDVTKTAEYHGGRRDMTIRLRTGATGGSRADLADELRMVCTDPDLRALHSFVTVTAQHLDLSYRTDHFSGPIIRASLGDDLLDGVRIPIPLNSNDKRNPRKEDYYLAQELIEHLNSNIEYYNRVLWRELDEGRRHMLLDGFNIETFTPEGASDGERSLASVVKNELLTVVGNSMVFPVADGFHVDRGLAVAAEGTGEEQEEVDYAEILMKRYQPLTPLPPYRLSVPTRGVYSEAVMGVCDSCEDVKENSSQDWDEFRTDEPTAINPVSTPTPARADWKAIWAQFSQPLVAMQTPRDAPAPGAGLAGLSDALTNAEAFRDITGLAGNQENAIRTYLSNQENARAFAEMAKGMAMQETNAENSRGIMQSLEQARDAGALPENDYQQLVRDHLGQMIDGGSRASAEQRRATRQDPSLTNAAIDAAEAGHSVSATRVDPSGTNETLEVRPSGTTSSFAPVYYDVPLVAQPNKTACWAASMAMLESYRRSQAEQASVVLSAAALADEVGYSLEQSYGWDRLQDVADYLGLRDIALSGQQYPDAEQWHAWLVANGPLYVTIDGTPSHAIIVRGISGDGTADGTQLDILDPWDTGTTFDGDPTVFNPVNTGLASQLSVTDLNAQFNGGQLAQLAHYTHWRVLYHPQNAPSSSVAPSGSSTTPLQIRVRNRFKPDDTDLSAEASVVNAIFSRDVSLTGTGAGSLGLLESDGSGRWGLVITPEPTEPVPTDWANFPSAANAGVSRIFLEERATLVRDDDGSFRITGNDNVTLSGNTITATLRPLWIESPNVNSRPAGTTPDVIVVHHTNGTSDLPPHFVNANGLSPHYVVTRGDRPTATDPGLVIKLADEETRAWHAGASSWRGTAGANDYSIGIEVIHQTDPYLDEQYEALIDLLTSIRARYPAIPLRNVVGHGDVGTHPNGHLGRKLLDPGRTFDWPRLEAAGVAMTPATEADALPADPTTIYGGVYADAGFVVSAAGPQPAGYQTAVDEIRTDLTEIGYAIPGDATGDPFGLALGRAVLVFKYRYFTGAREVADAAFYADAATGMSVDFQTARMIKRVHHAATI from the coding sequence ATGCCAGAAGAACATTCGTTTCCGATCGGAGCACTGGCCGCGGCGCTGACAGGCGACCTCGACTCCGCCCTCACCGACACACCCCTCACGTTGCGGCTGGCCATCCCGCGCCACAAATTCGTTTCGACCGCCGGCGACCAGAAGGATCCGTCCTCCTCGCCCCACCCGTTCTTCCCCGTCAACCGCGTGCCCGCCGGGAACACTCCCACCGATCTCCAGGTGGAGGGCAGCGGCCCGTTCCGGGCGCAGGTCCCCGCCGAGTCGGTCCTCGGCGACGACTGGGCCCTGGCGGCGCGCTGGCTCTCCTCCGTCGCCTGGGACGACCTGACGCTCGAGATTCCCTATCAGGTGGCCGACGCGAGCCGGCTCGTCCTCGCAAGCGGCCGGCTGGACGCCCTGTTCTACTTCGACCAGATCGCCCGGCCCGGCTCGCCGTCGTCGCACCTGATCCGTCCGGAGGTCGGCGACCCGCAGCTCGATTCGGCGGGCCGCGACACCCTCATGCACGACGCCTCCGCGCGCGCGAACCTCCCCGCGGCGCTGAGCCTATTCCTGATCAACGCCCCGGCCTACCGGGAATTCGCGGCGTCGCACCCCGCGAGCCCCGGCACCTCCGACGGCTATCTGCTGCCGATCATCCGCGACTTGGGCGTCTTCAGTTCCACGAGCAACCGCCCGGAGAACCTCACGGACGATCAGCTCGCCTCCTACGCCGAGGCCCGCAAGCTGAACGTGGACGTCGTCCGCGACGTCGTGCGTGAATGGGACCTGCTGACCAGGTTCCCGGTCGAAGTCCCCGATTCGACACCCATCACGGCCGCGGGCACGTTCGCCCTGCGGCATCCCGACGGCCTCCCGATCAGCCGTTCGGAGCTCGGCCTCCACCGCGTGACGGCCGACGTCCCGGTCACGGGTCTCGACGGCGGGGAGCGCTCCGTCTCCCTGGACGTCGCCTACTCTTCCCTTGAGGATCCAGTCGCCCTGCCCGCGCCCTTCACGCTCCAGCGCAAAGACCCGGTCCTGCGCTCCAGCGCGCGGGGTCCGGTCGCGGTACGCGTGACGGGGTTCGACGGGCGCGTCATGTGGAGCGAACGCTACGAGGTCGACGATCCCGACCTCCAGCAACTGGAGATCTCCCTCGACCTGCGCCTGCCCGACGGTCCGGGCACGGGGCCGTCGGGACCGCGGCCGAGCGCGGACCGGAAGCTGCGCGGCAAGGTCGTCGCGGTGAATTCCGCGCAGCAGGTCTCCGGGCTCACGGTGATCGTGCAGGCCCGCGACGAGGGCGGCGCGGAGGACGCCCCATGGCGCATCATCGCCTCGGCGGAGACCACGGGCGAGGGCTTCTTCTCGCTGCCCTACCCACACGGCCGGTACTCCGCGGCCCAGGCGCTGGTCTCGGTCGGCCCGGACTCCCCCGTCGATCTGCGGATCATCGGCGACGGCGGGCCGGACGCGACGCTGGCCGACGACTTCATCTACATTCTGCTCACGCCCGCCGAGTCCGGCGACAAGGACTGCGGCTGCGAGGGCGGGGCCGGCTGCGGCGGCGGTTCCGGCTGCGGCGGCTGCGCGCACGCCCCCGGCCGCCTGCCCGATCAGGCCGACCTGATCGCCTCGGGCGAGTACTCGCAAGACCTGGGCGGCGGGTGCGTGAACGTCACAACCCCGAACCGCGCCCTGCGCGAGTTCACCTACAACGCGATCGTGCGGACGTCGGACCCCGAGATCGAGCGCTACGCGCTGCGCAAGCGCGCCGGGTCCGGGTTCCGCGCCGACGACCACTACGAGCTCGTCACGGACGCGAACGACGGCGCCCCCGCCCTCCCGGGGTTCATCTGGGGCCGCCCGCTCGTGTACCCGCTGTGGCCCCGCGAGCCGGCCGAGCCCACGAGCTCCATCCGTGAGCGGCACCCCGTGGGTCGCACCAACCCGATCCGCTGGCAGGACTCCCCGGACTCCGGCACGGAGCTGAACTTCTACCAGTCGCTGACCGTCGCCACGGGGCACGTCCTGTTCTACCGTTCGGTCTTCAAAGCAGACGGGTACTCGCTGGGCGACCTCGTCTACTCGCTGCCGCTCGCTCCGGGGCAGAAGAAGCAGATCGTCTCCTACGACATGGCCAACTCCCTCGAGGCCAGCGAGAGCCAGGAGATCGAGCAGAGTGAGCGGCTGGCCGCCGACCTCATGGACGACCGCTTCATCACGGATCAGCTCGGCGGGTCGATCAACGAGGACATCAGCGGCCGCAGCAACGCGAGCACGGCCGGCATCAGCGCGGGCCTCGGGCTCGGCGGGTCCATGGGGCCGATCGGCGGGTCCCTCGGCGTCGCCGGCGGCTACTCGAACTCCAAGTCCTCGGCGAGCCAGTCCGGCGCCCGCAACATCGCCCAGCACTTCGGCGAGAAGCTGCGGCAGTCCCTGACCCAGAACGCGGAGAGCTACCGGCGGCTCAACGCCTCCGTGGTCACGACGGTCAAGGACGGTCAGGAGTACGCCGTCACCACCGAGGTCGTCGCGAACCACAACCACTGCCACTCGATGACCATGATGTACTTCGAGGTCCTGCGGCACTACGCGATCTCCCAGGAGCTCACGGGCGTGCAGGAGTGCCTGTTCATCCCCCTGCAGCTGACCGAGTTCACGCCGGGGAACATCTCGAAGTGGAAGGACGTGCTGGCGCCGAACCTGCTGGCGAAGCCGTCGAACACGTACCTCCCGGTCTTCCGGCTGCTGGGGAGCCGCCGCCACCCGCTAGTCGGAGCGTTCGACGCCGTCGAACGCCGTCGCACCGACTACGGACGGGTGGACTTCCCCGACCGCCGATACGCTGACGACGCGATCGTCTCGGTCACCGGCAGCGCTCGGCTCCGCGTCCAGTTCCCGCGCCCGCGCACCCGCGCGGACCGGATCAAGTCCCTGCCGTTGATCACCGAGACCGTGCGCGAGGGCGGCGTCAACGCGTTCAAGGCCTTCATCGGCGGCATGTTCCTCGGCCCGGCGGGCCACCTGCTCGGCCTCGAGACGCGGGAGCGGGAGGTGGAGGCCCACCTGGACGTCTCCGATCACTTCCTGACTCTGGACGCCAACTTCGAACGGGTCCCGCCCGCCCAGTCGATCCGCGTCACGAACTTCCGGCCGTGGCGCCTGCCGGACACCCCGGCCGACGTCGACCCGCTGGACTTCTTCGGCAACCAGACCGACCGCGAGCGCTGGGAGGCCTACGCCGAGGTCCTCGGCCGGGCGTCCGCAGAGGACCTGCTCGAGGAGTACTTCCAGGACCGCCTGATCGCGGAGTGGGACGAGATCTTCGAGCGGGACATCGCGCCGCAGCTCTACACGAAGCTCACGGAATCGCTGCGGTTCCTGGGCGACTTCTCCGGCAGCGGGCTGCCGGCCCTCGACGTCACCAAGACGGCCGAGTACCACGGCGGGCGCCGGGACATGACGATCCGCCTGCGCACCGGCGCAACGGGCGGCAGTCGCGCGGATCTCGCGGACGAGCTGCGCATGGTCTGCACGGACCCGGACCTGCGCGCGCTGCACAGCTTCGTGACGGTGACCGCCCAGCACCTGGACCTGAGCTACCGGACGGATCACTTCTCCGGCCCGATCATCCGGGCCTCCCTCGGCGACGACCTGCTCGACGGCGTGCGGATCCCGATCCCGCTGAACTCCAACGACAAGCGCAACCCGCGCAAGGAGGATTACTACCTGGCGCAGGAGCTGATCGAGCACCTCAACTCCAACATCGAGTACTACAACCGGGTCCTCTGGCGCGAGCTCGACGAGGGCCGCCGCCACATGCTCCTCGACGGGTTCAACATCGAGACCTTCACCCCGGAAGGCGCCTCCGACGGCGAGCGCAGCCTCGCCTCGGTGGTCAAGAACGAGCTCCTGACGGTCGTCGGCAACTCGATGGTCTTCCCCGTCGCCGACGGCTTCCACGTGGACCGCGGCCTCGCCGTCGCGGCGGAGGGAACGGGCGAGGAGCAGGAGGAGGTCGACTACGCCGAGATCCTGATGAAGCGTTACCAGCCGCTGACCCCGCTGCCGCCGTACCGCCTGAGCGTGCCGACGCGGGGCGTCTACTCGGAGGCGGTCATGGGCGTCTGCGACTCGTGTGAGGACGTCAAGGAGAACTCCTCGCAGGACTGGGACGAGTTCCGCACGGACGAGCCGACGGCAATCAATCCGGTGTCCACGCCGACCCCGGCCCGCGCGGACTGGAAGGCGATCTGGGCGCAGTTCTCCCAGCCGCTCGTCGCGATGCAGACGCCGAGGGACGCCCCGGCGCCGGGTGCCGGGCTCGCCGGGCTCAGCGACGCGCTCACCAACGCCGAGGCCTTCCGCGACATCACGGGCCTGGCCGGCAACCAGGAGAACGCGATCCGCACCTATCTCTCCAACCAGGAGAACGCGCGCGCCTTCGCGGAGATGGCCAAGGGCATGGCGATGCAGGAGACCAACGCGGAGAACAGCCGCGGCATCATGCAGTCCCTCGAGCAGGCGCGCGACGCCGGTGCGCTGCCGGAGAACGACTACCAGCAGCTCGTGCGCGACCACCTCGGGCAGATGATCGACGGCGGCAGCCGCGCCTCGGCCGAGCAGCGCCGGGCCACACGTCAGGACCCGTCGCTGACGAATGCCGCGATCGACGCGGCGGAGGCCGGGCACTCCGTTTCGGCGACGCGGGTGGACCCGTCGGGGACCAACGAAACGCTGGAGGTGCGGCCCTCGGGCACGACGTCGTCGTTCGCTCCCGTGTACTACGACGTCCCGCTCGTGGCGCAGCCGAACAAAACCGCGTGCTGGGCGGCGTCGATGGCGATGCTGGAGAGCTACCGGCGTTCGCAGGCAGAGCAGGCCAGCGTCGTGCTCTCGGCCGCCGCGCTCGCGGACGAGGTGGGCTACAGCCTCGAGCAGTCCTACGGCTGGGACCGCCTGCAGGACGTGGCCGACTACCTCGGCCTGCGGGACATCGCGCTCTCGGGCCAGCAGTACCCGGACGCCGAGCAGTGGCATGCGTGGCTCGTCGCGAACGGGCCGCTGTACGTGACGATCGATGGGACGCCGTCGCACGCGATCATCGTCCGCGGCATCAGCGGCGACGGGACCGCGGACGGCACGCAGCTGGACATCCTCGACCCGTGGGACACCGGCACGACCTTCGACGGCGATCCCACAGTGTTCAACCCGGTGAACACCGGGCTGGCCTCCCAGCTCTCGGTCACGGACCTGAACGCCCAGTTCAACGGCGGCCAGCTGGCCCAACTGGCGCACTACACGCACTGGCGGGTCCTCTACCACCCGCAGAACGCCCCGTCGTCGTCTGTGGCGCCGAGTGGGAGCAGCACCACTCCGCTGCAGATCCGGGTGCGGAACCGCTTCAAGCCGGACGACACGGACCTCTCGGCCGAGGCCAGCGTGGTCAACGCGATCTTCTCGCGGGACGTTTCGCTGACCGGCACGGGCGCGGGATCGCTCGGGCTGCTGGAGTCGGACGGCTCGGGGCGCTGGGGCCTGGTCATCACGCCCGAGCCGACGGAGCCGGTGCCGACCGACTGGGCGAACTTCCCCTCGGCCGCCAACGCTGGCGTCAGCCGGATCTTCCTCGAGGAGCGCGCGACGCTCGTGCGGGACGACGACGGGTCGTTCCGGATCACGGGCAACGACAATGTCACGCTGTCGGGCAACACGATCACCGCGACGCTGCGGCCGCTGTGGATCGAATCGCCGAACGTGAACTCCCGGCCGGCAGGCACGACGCCGGACGTCATCGTGGTGCACCACACGAACGGCACCTCAGACCTGCCCCCGCACTTCGTGAACGCGAACGGGCTCTCGCCGCACTACGTGGTCACGCGCGGGGACCGTCCGACGGCCACGGACCCGGGGCTCGTGATCAAGCTGGCGGACGAGGAGACGCGGGCATGGCACGCGGGAGCGTCGAGCTGGCGCGGCACGGCCGGCGCCAACGACTACTCGATCGGCATCGAGGTCATCCACCAGACGGACCCCTATCTGGACGAGCAGTACGAGGCCCTGATCGACCTGCTGACCTCCATCCGGGCGCGGTACCCCGCGATTCCGCTGCGCAACGTCGTCGGGCACGGCGACGTCGGCACCCACCCCAACGGCCACCTCGGCCGCAAGCTGCTCGATCCGGGGCGGACCTTCGACTGGCCGCGGCTCGAAGCCGCCGGCGTCGCGATGACACCGGCCACCGAGGCTGACGCCCTGCCGGCCGATCCGACGACGATCTATGGCGGTGTGTACGCCGACGCCGGGTTCGTCGTCTCGGCCGCGGGCCCGCAGCCGGCTGGCTACCAGACGGCGGTAGACGAGATCCGGACGGACCTGACCGAGATCGGCTACGCGATCCCGGGCGACGCGACGGGCGACCCGTTCGGCCTGGCGCTCGGCCGGGCGGTCCTGGTCTTCAAGTACCGCTACTTCACGGGCGCACGGGAGGTCGCGGACGCGGCGTTCTACGCGGACGCAGCGACGGGGATGAGCGTCGACTTCCAGACGGCGCGGATGATCAAGCGGGTGCACCACGCAGCGACCATCTGA